In one Salvelinus fontinalis isolate EN_2023a chromosome 16, ASM2944872v1, whole genome shotgun sequence genomic region, the following are encoded:
- the LOC129813229 gene encoding uncharacterized protein LOC129813229 isoform X2, with amino-acid sequence MSKQHHPIKDSEGLHLSPRHSPLHSPVSLRPAPLSPVHHPPFPLHSPVSPRPAPLSPVHQPPFPLHSPVSPRPAPLSPVHHSLFSQTQLPFPQPFSPLSQPQDLVETDFPSDVDTCQLLSPVPQPSLQYGYQDYTQDQSYQQTTTHPDPETLQDYHNHGSQTNLNHQLDRGKNHQLDQQTYTSNRNHQRQLKTQKDHQTPSSYQVPLLDSQTMYSNQKNQQNHHMKQQSLDLQTQLGLQNCNHHQSQQMEVDHHQHQSVQSQLQNQVDHHQHQSFQSQLQNQVDHHQHQSFQSKLQNQVDHHQHPSFQSQLQNQVDHHQHQSFQSKLQNQVDHHQRHSFQSQLQNQVDHHQHQSFQSQQQNQVDHHRHQSFQSQLQNQVDHHQHQSVQSQLQNQVDHHQHQSVQSQLQSQLEHHQRQSVQSQLQSQKHQVRLHILAQLQRQEQGQGGGYGPPQPPSQNHSHTQQHTHISYTQTQTLAQSSYLYTQAHADQQPSPCLYTQPTQSPLISVEPTSPWYPGPQSYSNPYPFPHFHTHLNSNFKSHPQSNLNPNPNPNHNPTYSPNPNPNPNPNPNPNHNPTYSPNPNPNPNPNPNHNPTYSPNPNPNPNPNHNPTYSPNPTYSPNPNPNPTYSPNPNPNPNPNPNPNPNPTYSPNPNPNPNPNPNPNPNPTYSPNPNPNPTYSPNPNPNPTYSPNPNPTYSPNPNPTYSPNPNPNPNPNPTYSPNPNPNPNPTHSPNPNPNLTYSPNPNPNPTYSPNPNPTYSPNPNPTYSSHPNHSSYSYPHLSPQSSPIPHPNQPSPSPSYIPYPNPSPRCSPLYLSPPLLLRGGWESESGVSPAVQQMTTERRGPHVNHLNQLNHLNHLNQLNHLNQLNHLNHLNQLNHLNQPLYSPPAQQTQMTVTEHLGNYETPNCSRLLCSVCQRVFKSLPALNGHMRSHGGLRGQTGRSQTYRTKEGVIPGSPVPIVMPVSVPVRLPASPLPCLEEECQEGEDEGRREWKERKKDKRRYPHRHSPLVLTCQSTRGAVVFQSVLRSIVQLTYYTPPPMLRPDREGTGLYCSLTASDGDMLMSGEQPIKIKPRINVGIGFQADVPPLQDQRHSHSDTHNALVLWTPWDALENSSTQHRVECLLMMSCSSVCPGGGTNSEYALHSLSESRGDFLETLEKMLLQHWPMTDNSLSSYHYAGSDKWGPVEKRLVKKAFMMYKKDFHRIQKTVGTKSVSQCVEYYYTWKRRLRLNVRTPVGLASTLPEVYPSQPTMNGKMGIHTISTQNACQPIHSGSSCPLLQLQSQTEQLSPQRQAPHTAYPSIPL; translated from the exons ATGTCTAAGCAGCATCATCCTATCAAGGACTCAGAGGGACTTCACCTCTCCCCTCGCCATTCCCCCCTTCACTCCCCCGTGTCCCTCAGGcccgctcctctctcccctgtccaccACCCCCCCTTCCCCCTTCACTCCCCCGTGTCCCCCAGGcccgctcctctctcccctgtccaccAACCCCCTTTCCCCCTTCACTCCCCCGTGTCCCCCAGGcccgctcctctctcccctgtccaccACTCCCTCTTCTCCCAAACTCAGCTCCCCTTCCCCCagcccttctcccccctctctcagccCCAGGACCTAGTAGAGACAGACTTCCCTTCTGATGTGGACACATGTCAGCTACTGTCTCCCGTCCCCCAGCCCTCCTTGCAATATGGCTACCAGGACTATACCCAGGACCAGTCGTACCAGCAGACAACGACCCACCCTGACCCAGAAACGCTGCAGGACTACCACAACCATGGCTCCCAAACTAACCTCAACCATCAGCTGGACCGGGGAAAGAACCACCAGCTGGACCAGCAGACCTACACCAGCAACAGAAACCACCAGAGGCAGCTCAAGACCCAAAAGGACCATCAGACTCCCAGCAGCTATCAAGTTCCCCTACTGGACTCCCAGACCATGTACAGCAACCAGAAGAACCAGCAGAACCATCACATGAAACAGCAGTCTCTGGACCTTCAGACTCAACTGGGCCTACAGAACTGCAACCACCATCAGAGCCAGCAGATGGAGGTGGACCATCATCAACATCAGTCTGTCCAGAGCCAGCTACAGAACCAGGTGGACCATCATCAACATCAGTCTTTCCAGAGCCAGCTACAGAACCAGGTGGACCATCATCAACATCAGTCTTTCCAGAGCAAGCTACAGAACCAGGTGGACCATCATCAACATCCGTCTTTCCAGAGCCAGCTACAGAACCAGGTGGACCATCATCAACATCAGTCTTTCCAGAGCAAGCTACAGAACCAGGTGGACCATCATCAACGTCACTCTTTCCAGAGCCAGCTACAGAACCAGGTGGACCATCACCAGCATCAGTCTTTCCAGAGCCAGCAACAGAACCAGGTGGACCATCATCGACATCAGTCTTTCCAGAGCCAGCTACAGAACCAGGTGGACCATCACCAGCATCAGTCTGTCCAGAGCCAGCTACAGAACCAGGTGGACCATCATCAACATCAGTCTGTCCAGAGCCAGCTACAGAGCCAGCTGGAACATCACCAGCGTCAGTCTGTCCAGAGCCAGCTACAGAGCCAGAAGCACCAGGTCAGACTCCACATCCTAGCCCAGCTCCAGAGACAAGAACAAGGACAGGGAGGGGGCTACGGCCCCCCACAGCCCCCCTCACAGAACCACAGTCACacccagcagcacacacacatctCCTACACTCAAACACAGACCCTCGCACAAAGCTCCTATCtgtacacacaggcacacgcagACCAACAACCAAGCCCCTGCTTGTACACACAGCCAACACAGAGCCCTCTTATCTCTGTGGAACCCACCTCACCCTGGTACCCTGGTCCCCAGTCTTACTCCAACCCTTACCCTTTCCCTCACTTCCACACTCATCTCAACTCTAACTTTAAGTCTCACCCTCAAtccaacctcaaccctaaccccaaccccaaccacaACCCTACCTACAGCCCCAACCCAAACCCCAACccaaaccccaaccccaaccccaaccacaACCCTACCTAcagccccaaccctaaccccaaccctaaccccaaccccaaccacaACCCTACCTAcagccccaaccctaaccccaaccccaaccccaaccacaACCCTACCTACAGCCCCAACCCTACCTAcagccccaaccctaaccccaaccctacctacagccccaaccctaaccccaaccctaaccccaaccctaaccctaaccccaaccctacctacagccccaaccctaaccccaaccctaaccccaaccccaaccctaaccctaaccctacctacagccccaaccctaaccctaaccctacctacagcccaaaccctaaccctaaccctacctatagccccaaccctaaccctacctacagcccaaaccctaaccctacctacagccccaaccctaaccctaaccccaacccaaacCCTACCTACAGcccaaaccctaaccccaaccctaaccctacccacagcccaaaccccaaccctaaccttacctaCAGCccaaaccccaaccctaaccctacctacagCCCAAATCCTAACCCCACTTACAGCCCCAATCCTAACCCTACCTACAGCTCCCACCCTAACCATAGTTCCTACTCTTACCCTCACCTCAGCCCTCAATCCAGCCCCATACCCCATCCTAACCAGCCCAGTCCAAGCCCATCCTATatcccctaccctaaccctagccctagatgcagccctctctacctctctccccctctcctcctgcgtGGGGGGTGGGAGTCAGAGAGTGGGGTAAGTCCAGCCGTCCAGCAGATgaccacagagaggagaggaccacacgTGAACCACCTGAATCAATTGAATCACTTGAACCATCTGAATCAATTGAACCATCTGAATCAATTGAATCACTTGAACCATCTGAATCAATTGAACCATCTGAACCAGCCTCTCTACTCGCCCCCAGCACAGCAGACACAG ATGACAGTGACAGAACATTTGGGAAACTATGAGACACCAAACTGCAG CAGGTTGCTGTGTTCTGTGTGTCAGAGGGTCTTTAAGAGTCTTCCTGCTCTGAACGGACACATGCGCTCTCACGGAGGACTCCGAGGACAGACCGGCAGGTCACAAACATACAGGACg aaGGAAGGGGTGATTCCAGGGTCTCCTGTCCCCATAGTGATGCCCGTCTCTGTGCCCGTCagactccctgcctccccccttccATGCCTGGAAGAGGAGTGCCAAGAGGGGGaggatgagggaaggagagaatggAAAGAAAGGAAAAAAGACAAGAGGAGGTATCCCCATCGCCACTCTCCTCTTGTCCTGACCTGCCAGTCCACTAGGGGTGCTGTGGTGTTCCAGAGTGTTCTGCGTTCAATTGTTCAACTGACCTACTACACCCCTCCTCCCATGCTGAGGCCAGACAGGGAGGGAACTGGGCTATACTGCTCTCTAACCGCGAGTGATGGTGACATGCTAATGTCCGGGGAGCAGCCAATAAAGATCAAACC GAGGATCAACGTGGGGATTGGATTTCAGGCTGATGTCCCACCTCTTCAGGACCAAAGACACTCTCACTCAGACACCCACAATGCACTGGTGTTGTGGACGCCCTGGGATGCCCTGGAAAACTCATCCACCCAgcacagag tggagtgtctgttgatgatgtcgtgttccagtgtgtgtccaggggGCGGGACTAACTCTGAATACGCCCTGCACAGCCTATCCGAGAGCAGAGGAGACTTCCTG GAAACTCTGGAGAAGATGCTCCTTCAGCACTGGCCgatgacagacaactctctctcctcctaccacTACGCAG gGAGTGATAAGTGGGGTCCAGTGGAGAAGAGGTTGGTGAAGAAAGCCTTCATGATGTACAAGAAGGACTTCCACCGCATTCAGAAAACG gtggggaCTAAGTCAGTGTCTCAGTGTGTAGAGTATTACTACACCTGGAAGAGGAGGCTGCGTCTAAATGTAAGGACCCCGGTCGGGCTGGCCAGCACACTGCCTGAG GTCTATCCATCTCAGCCCACCATGAATGGTAAAATGGGGATCCACACCATTTCGACACAGAATGCCTGCCAACCGATCCACAGTGGTTCCTCCTGTCCCCTGCTCCAg CTCCAGTCCCAGACCGAGCAACTCTCCCCCCAACGCCAagctccacacacagcctaccccTCCATACCCCTGTAG
- the LOC129813229 gene encoding uncharacterized protein LOC129813229 isoform X1 produces MSKQHHPIKDSEGLHLSPRHSPLHSPVSLRPAPLSPVHHPPFPLHSPVSPRPAPLSPVHQPPFPLHSPVSPRPAPLSPVHHSLFSQTQLPFPQPFSPLSQPQDLVETDFPSDVDTCQLLSPVPQPSLQYGYQDYTQDQSYQQTTTHPDPETLQDYHNHGSQTNLNHQLDRGKNHQLDQQTYTSNRNHQRQLKTQKDHQTPSSYQVPLLDSQTMYSNQKNQQNHHMKQQSLDLQTQLGLQNCNHHQSQQMEVDHHQHQSVQSQLQNQVDHHQHQSFQSQLQNQVDHHQHQSFQSKLQNQVDHHQHPSFQSQLQNQVDHHQHQSFQSKLQNQVDHHQRHSFQSQLQNQVDHHQHQSFQSQQQNQVDHHRHQSFQSQLQNQVDHHQHQSVQSQLQNQVDHHQHQSVQSQLQSQLEHHQRQSVQSQLQSQKHQVRLHILAQLQRQEQGQGGGYGPPQPPSQNHSHTQQHTHISYTQTQTLAQSSYLYTQAHADQQPSPCLYTQPTQSPLISVEPTSPWYPGPQSYSNPYPFPHFHTHLNSNFKSHPQSNLNPNPNPNHNPTYSPNPNPNPNPNPNPNHNPTYSPNPNPNPNPNPNHNPTYSPNPNPNPNPNHNPTYSPNPTYSPNPNPNPTYSPNPNPNPNPNPNPNPNPTYSPNPNPNPNPNPNPNPNPTYSPNPNPNPTYSPNPNPNPTYSPNPNPTYSPNPNPTYSPNPNPNPNPNPTYSPNPNPNPNPTHSPNPNPNLTYSPNPNPNPTYSPNPNPTYSPNPNPTYSSHPNHSSYSYPHLSPQSSPIPHPNQPSPSPSYIPYPNPSPRCSPLYLSPPLLLRGGWESESGVSPAVQQMTTERRGPHVNHLNQLNHLNHLNQLNHLNQLNHLNHLNQLNHLNQPLYSPPAQQTQMTVTEHLGNYETPNCSRLLCSVCQRVFKSLPALNGHMRSHGGLRGQTGRSQTYRTKEGVIPGSPVPIVMPVSVPVRLPASPLPCLEEECQEGEDEGRREWKERKKDKRRYPHRHSPLVLTCQSTRGAVVFQSVLRSIVQLTYYTPPPMLRPDREGTGLYCSLTASDGDMLMSGEQPIKIKPRINVGIGFQADVPPLQDQRHSHSDTHNALVLWTPWDALENSSTQHRVECLLMMSCSSVCPGGGTNSEYALHSLSESRGDFLETLEKMLLQHWPMTDNSLSSYHYAGSDKWGPVEKRLVKKAFMMYKKDFHRIQKTVGTKSVSQCVEYYYTWKRRLRLNVRTPVGLASTLPEVYPSQPTMNGKMGIHTISTQNACQPIHSGSSCPLLQVGSGSGCCSPALGEVERPSKAHFYGPVCLRMSPSLFSSSPRPSNSPPNAKLHTQPTPPYPCRACAKVFSKVKSRNAHMKTHRHEDHQEEVH; encoded by the exons ATGTCTAAGCAGCATCATCCTATCAAGGACTCAGAGGGACTTCACCTCTCCCCTCGCCATTCCCCCCTTCACTCCCCCGTGTCCCTCAGGcccgctcctctctcccctgtccaccACCCCCCCTTCCCCCTTCACTCCCCCGTGTCCCCCAGGcccgctcctctctcccctgtccaccAACCCCCTTTCCCCCTTCACTCCCCCGTGTCCCCCAGGcccgctcctctctcccctgtccaccACTCCCTCTTCTCCCAAACTCAGCTCCCCTTCCCCCagcccttctcccccctctctcagccCCAGGACCTAGTAGAGACAGACTTCCCTTCTGATGTGGACACATGTCAGCTACTGTCTCCCGTCCCCCAGCCCTCCTTGCAATATGGCTACCAGGACTATACCCAGGACCAGTCGTACCAGCAGACAACGACCCACCCTGACCCAGAAACGCTGCAGGACTACCACAACCATGGCTCCCAAACTAACCTCAACCATCAGCTGGACCGGGGAAAGAACCACCAGCTGGACCAGCAGACCTACACCAGCAACAGAAACCACCAGAGGCAGCTCAAGACCCAAAAGGACCATCAGACTCCCAGCAGCTATCAAGTTCCCCTACTGGACTCCCAGACCATGTACAGCAACCAGAAGAACCAGCAGAACCATCACATGAAACAGCAGTCTCTGGACCTTCAGACTCAACTGGGCCTACAGAACTGCAACCACCATCAGAGCCAGCAGATGGAGGTGGACCATCATCAACATCAGTCTGTCCAGAGCCAGCTACAGAACCAGGTGGACCATCATCAACATCAGTCTTTCCAGAGCCAGCTACAGAACCAGGTGGACCATCATCAACATCAGTCTTTCCAGAGCAAGCTACAGAACCAGGTGGACCATCATCAACATCCGTCTTTCCAGAGCCAGCTACAGAACCAGGTGGACCATCATCAACATCAGTCTTTCCAGAGCAAGCTACAGAACCAGGTGGACCATCATCAACGTCACTCTTTCCAGAGCCAGCTACAGAACCAGGTGGACCATCACCAGCATCAGTCTTTCCAGAGCCAGCAACAGAACCAGGTGGACCATCATCGACATCAGTCTTTCCAGAGCCAGCTACAGAACCAGGTGGACCATCACCAGCATCAGTCTGTCCAGAGCCAGCTACAGAACCAGGTGGACCATCATCAACATCAGTCTGTCCAGAGCCAGCTACAGAGCCAGCTGGAACATCACCAGCGTCAGTCTGTCCAGAGCCAGCTACAGAGCCAGAAGCACCAGGTCAGACTCCACATCCTAGCCCAGCTCCAGAGACAAGAACAAGGACAGGGAGGGGGCTACGGCCCCCCACAGCCCCCCTCACAGAACCACAGTCACacccagcagcacacacacatctCCTACACTCAAACACAGACCCTCGCACAAAGCTCCTATCtgtacacacaggcacacgcagACCAACAACCAAGCCCCTGCTTGTACACACAGCCAACACAGAGCCCTCTTATCTCTGTGGAACCCACCTCACCCTGGTACCCTGGTCCCCAGTCTTACTCCAACCCTTACCCTTTCCCTCACTTCCACACTCATCTCAACTCTAACTTTAAGTCTCACCCTCAAtccaacctcaaccctaaccccaaccccaaccacaACCCTACCTACAGCCCCAACCCAAACCCCAACccaaaccccaaccccaaccccaaccacaACCCTACCTAcagccccaaccctaaccccaaccctaaccccaaccccaaccacaACCCTACCTAcagccccaaccctaaccccaaccccaaccccaaccacaACCCTACCTACAGCCCCAACCCTACCTAcagccccaaccctaaccccaaccctacctacagccccaaccctaaccccaaccctaaccccaaccctaaccctaaccccaaccctacctacagccccaaccctaaccccaaccctaaccccaaccccaaccctaaccctaaccctacctacagccccaaccctaaccctaaccctacctacagcccaaaccctaaccctaaccctacctatagccccaaccctaaccctacctacagcccaaaccctaaccctacctacagccccaaccctaaccctaaccccaacccaaacCCTACCTACAGcccaaaccctaaccccaaccctaaccctacccacagcccaaaccccaaccctaaccttacctaCAGCccaaaccccaaccctaaccctacctacagCCCAAATCCTAACCCCACTTACAGCCCCAATCCTAACCCTACCTACAGCTCCCACCCTAACCATAGTTCCTACTCTTACCCTCACCTCAGCCCTCAATCCAGCCCCATACCCCATCCTAACCAGCCCAGTCCAAGCCCATCCTATatcccctaccctaaccctagccctagatgcagccctctctacctctctccccctctcctcctgcgtGGGGGGTGGGAGTCAGAGAGTGGGGTAAGTCCAGCCGTCCAGCAGATgaccacagagaggagaggaccacacgTGAACCACCTGAATCAATTGAATCACTTGAACCATCTGAATCAATTGAACCATCTGAATCAATTGAATCACTTGAACCATCTGAATCAATTGAACCATCTGAACCAGCCTCTCTACTCGCCCCCAGCACAGCAGACACAG ATGACAGTGACAGAACATTTGGGAAACTATGAGACACCAAACTGCAG CAGGTTGCTGTGTTCTGTGTGTCAGAGGGTCTTTAAGAGTCTTCCTGCTCTGAACGGACACATGCGCTCTCACGGAGGACTCCGAGGACAGACCGGCAGGTCACAAACATACAGGACg aaGGAAGGGGTGATTCCAGGGTCTCCTGTCCCCATAGTGATGCCCGTCTCTGTGCCCGTCagactccctgcctccccccttccATGCCTGGAAGAGGAGTGCCAAGAGGGGGaggatgagggaaggagagaatggAAAGAAAGGAAAAAAGACAAGAGGAGGTATCCCCATCGCCACTCTCCTCTTGTCCTGACCTGCCAGTCCACTAGGGGTGCTGTGGTGTTCCAGAGTGTTCTGCGTTCAATTGTTCAACTGACCTACTACACCCCTCCTCCCATGCTGAGGCCAGACAGGGAGGGAACTGGGCTATACTGCTCTCTAACCGCGAGTGATGGTGACATGCTAATGTCCGGGGAGCAGCCAATAAAGATCAAACC GAGGATCAACGTGGGGATTGGATTTCAGGCTGATGTCCCACCTCTTCAGGACCAAAGACACTCTCACTCAGACACCCACAATGCACTGGTGTTGTGGACGCCCTGGGATGCCCTGGAAAACTCATCCACCCAgcacagag tggagtgtctgttgatgatgtcgtgttccagtgtgtgtccaggggGCGGGACTAACTCTGAATACGCCCTGCACAGCCTATCCGAGAGCAGAGGAGACTTCCTG GAAACTCTGGAGAAGATGCTCCTTCAGCACTGGCCgatgacagacaactctctctcctcctaccacTACGCAG gGAGTGATAAGTGGGGTCCAGTGGAGAAGAGGTTGGTGAAGAAAGCCTTCATGATGTACAAGAAGGACTTCCACCGCATTCAGAAAACG gtggggaCTAAGTCAGTGTCTCAGTGTGTAGAGTATTACTACACCTGGAAGAGGAGGCTGCGTCTAAATGTAAGGACCCCGGTCGGGCTGGCCAGCACACTGCCTGAG GTCTATCCATCTCAGCCCACCATGAATGGTAAAATGGGGATCCACACCATTTCGACACAGAATGCCTGCCAACCGATCCACAGTGGTTCCTCCTGTCCCCTGCTCCAggttggttctggttctggttgcTGTAGCCCAGCCctaggagaggtagagaggcccAGCAAGGCTCACTTTTATGGGCCGGTCTGTCTGAGGATGTCCCCCTCTCTATTCAGCTCCAGTCCCAGACCGAGCAACTCTCCCCCCAACGCCAagctccacacacagcctaccccTCCATACCCCTGTAGGGCGTGTGCCAA ggTGTTCTCTAAAGTGAAGAGTCGTAATGCTCACATGAAGACACATCGCCATGAGGACCATCAGGAGGAGGTGCACTGa